TGCTTTTTCTCGTAAGCAAACCCCAGGTTGTTAAAAGCCGTGACGTAGGCTGGAACCCGATCCAAGGCTTCCTTGTATTGCCGAATAGCTAGGTCATACTGTTCCTGGGCGGCGTAGGAGTATCCCATGGCGTTGTAGATTACTGCTTCGTTTTCGGCTCCTTCTAAATCCTTACACTTCAAGGCTTTTTGGAATTGGGCGATCGCCTGACTATAGAGCCGCTTATCTAGGAAAATGCCGCCCAGTTCGTAGTGTTCCTTGGCGCTGCCCTTGCCTTTACTCAGCTTGTTCTGGAGGCGATTGAAGGTCATTTCCGTCCGTCGCGTTTTCAAGACTTGGCGAAGTAGGAAAAAACCACCGATGCCCAGTAGAACAACCAGGATACTGAGGTAAATGACGGCTAAGTTATCACTCATAGGTCTTCAAACACGCGCTTGACGCTTAACTTGTTGACTTGATTTTGGACGTAGATTTGGAATTTTCTTATTTTCAGCCTACACCAGATCTTGACCCATACTTCTGTCCGCTGATGGGCGTCACAATCGCTATGATAAAGGCTGGTGAACTTGCGGGGGGAGGCGTTCCGACCGTTTATACTCGTCCTTTAGCTCGGTTAATTGAGCAGTTTCAACGGTTACCGGGGGTTGGGCCAAAGACGGCTCAACGCCTTGCATTGCACATCCTGAAGCGTCCCGATGATGAGGTTAAAGCCTTGGCGCAAGCGTTGATGGATGCTAAGCAACAGGTGGGGTTGTGCAGCGAATGTTTCCACTTATCCGCTGAGCCAGTCTGCGAAATTTGTGCTTCTAATAGTCGCGATCGCGCCACTCTGTGCGTCGTTGCCGATTCGCGGGATGTGATCGCATTAGAAAAAACGCGGGAATATCGAGGGCTGTATCACGTTCTGGGGGGCTTGATTTCCCCAATGGATGGCATTGGCCCCGACCAGCTTTACATTGCCCAACTGGTGCGGCGCGTCAGTCAACAGCAGATTCGAGAAGTGATTTTGGCGATTAGTCCCAGCGTGGAAGGGGAAACGACAACCCTGTATATTGGTCAACTGCTAAAACCCTTTACCCGCGTCACCCGGATCGCCTTTGGGTTGCCGATGGGGGGAGATCTGGAGTACGCCGATGAAGTGACCCTAGCTCGCGCCCTAGAAGGCCGACGAGATTTGGATTAGCCCGTTTTACGGAGCTTTCGGTAAATCAACGGTACAAAAGCCAGTCCTGTTAGCAAGGTGCAGGCGATCGCCAACGGAGCTATTTGCCCTCCTCCGAGTACGGTTTGTCCAGTTACGCCCAGCCAGGTATAGCCAATGGTGCCGGGAATGATCCCGATCGCCGTGCCCAAGGCGTAGGGTTTGATATCAATCACCGTTAGACCAAACAAAAAATTGACAATCGAAAAGGGTGAGATCGGGATAAAGCGAATGGCGAGGACGCACCGCATTGGATGGCGATCGCTCAAATGATTGATCCGATGCATCAGTGGATGATCGTGAAAGCGACGGTAAACCCAGGATCGCAGAATCGAACGGGCGAGGTAAAACGCGGCGATTGCTCCCAAGGTTGCTCCCAAGAGTGACCAAACTGTGCCCCAGACCAAGCCGAAATGGGCTCCCCCAGCAATCACAAGTGCTGTACCAGGAATGCCCACCATCGCGGCGATCGTATGCGAGAGCAAGAACAGCGGAATGGCATAGCGA
This genomic window from Synechococcales cyanobacterium T60_A2020_003 contains:
- a CDS encoding tetratricopeptide repeat protein, yielding MSDNLAVIYLSILVVLLGIGGFFLLRQVLKTRRTEMTFNRLQNKLSKGKGSAKEHYELGGIFLDKRLYSQAIAQFQKALKCKDLEGAENEAVIYNAMGYSYAAQEQYDLAIRQYKEALDRVPAYVTAFNNLGFAYEKKQLITQALEAYEEALKIEPRNSTAKRRADLLRKQVPTAAAKS
- a CDS encoding TVP38/TMEM64 family protein, with translation MQPFCPDSSSRSKSRFNWKRKAIALLGLASLAAFLVVLRHQVGLPELSLELLPDRYAIPLFLLSHTIAAMVGIPGTALVIAGGAHFGLVWGTVWSLLGATLGAIAAFYLARSILRSWVYRRFHDHPLMHRINHLSDRHPMRCVLAIRFIPISPFSIVNFLFGLTVIDIKPYALGTAIGIIPGTIGYTWLGVTGQTVLGGGQIAPLAIACTLLTGLAFVPLIYRKLRKTG
- the recR gene encoding recombination protein RecR, which produces MIKAGELAGGGVPTVYTRPLARLIEQFQRLPGVGPKTAQRLALHILKRPDDEVKALAQALMDAKQQVGLCSECFHLSAEPVCEICASNSRDRATLCVVADSRDVIALEKTREYRGLYHVLGGLISPMDGIGPDQLYIAQLVRRVSQQQIREVILAISPSVEGETTTLYIGQLLKPFTRVTRIAFGLPMGGDLEYADEVTLARALEGRRDLD